Part of the Desulfobaccales bacterium genome is shown below.
GTGCTGCAGGTATTCCTGGAAGACCAGAAATGGATCTGGAGTTGGCGCAAAATCCAGGAGAAGGGAAAAGAGGAGACACTTTGCCGCATCAAGATTTATGAGACAGGCCAGCTCACGGAGCAGAACTGGCGGGTTTTGCGACGGGAACTTGAGACTCCCAATCACCTGCTGCAGCATCTCAGTCCCCAGGACCGGAAACATGCTAAGAAAGTCACTTGGCTGGTGGCCGCGCCTGTGGAGGAAAGTCTGGTGGGGCCCACAGAGGAATATCTGCCAATTCAGGTGTTCTATCCCACCGAGGTGCCTTCCCCGGTGCCTCTTCTCTTGCACGGCGAATTTCTGGTGAATACCGAGCGCACCGCCATCATCCCCGATCACCCTTTCAATGACTGGGTGGCGACGGAACTGGCCGGTCTGGTAGTGGAATTTGTCCAGGAGTGCTATCACCCGGAGGCGCCGGCGACCTTCCTGCAGCTTCTGAGGCCATACGAGCACCTCACCGCCCATGACTACACCCGAAAACTCTGGCATGGCATTACCACGGCAGCAAAAGAACAATTGAGACTCCCCGATCTTGAGGCTGTTCCCCGTCTGCATTGCAAGGAAGCCCTAGTCTCCCCGGCCTCGGAGCTCGCCCACGAGCTTCTCTCCCATACTGACCTCCGGTCCCGGTTGGTGCACCGGGAAGTCAGCCGGGATAAGGAAGTAGTGGAGAAGGTCCTGAAGCCCTTGGGTGTGGAAGTATGGGGATCAGAGAATCTCCTCCGGTGGCTCCATGAGAACGGAAGAGATTACGGAAGCGACCCGGAGTGGCTCTGGCTGGCCTGGCAGTGGCTGGCGGAGTGGGTAGGCGAAACAAAGAAATGGTCAGAAGAAAGGAAGGACCGGGTGCAGCGGGTCAGATCCCTGGCCCTGCTGCCAGTGAACGGGAATCTCAAAAGTGTTGCGGAGTTGGAAGACCGGTTCATCACCTGGAAAGATGAAGAAACTCCGGAATTGCCTGACTGGCTGCCCCTGGCCTTCCTGGATTCCTGGTTTGCCGACAGAATCAAAGAAATTATTAAGGAGAAAGAGAACCAACTCATGGAGTTGTTGGGTCTCAGCGGCAGTGGTGACACCCACCTGGGGATCAGGAGACCCAACAGAGATCTATGGCGCCAGGCCCTGGAGCAGGCCATTGAGGATTTTTGGCAGAAACCACGGGGGAAGAAAAAGAGATTTCTCGAGTTTCTCCTGGCCTCCGGGTGGCATGAGGCCTTTGAGGCCACAGACCGACTAAAACGCTGTCCCATCCCAGTGGTGCGGGGAGGGAAACCGGAATTTGAAGAGGCCGGGAAGGCTTATTTCTCCTCCTCCTGGGGTGGCGGGGAGCTCCTGGAGCAACTGTGGGGCGATGATCCCCGCATCCCCTGGGCCCAGCCTTTTGCTAACCTTGACCGGGAAAAGCAACGAGAGGTCTACCGGTGGTTGGGGGTCAATTTTTTTCCACAATTAGGTGATGAAGAGGAGTATAAAATAGAAATTCTTAAAAATATAAATGGGAAATATCATGATTATGTTTATAAGGAGACCGAATGGGAAAGAAAATATATAAATATTAGATTTATAGAATTTATTAATTTTTCGCAACAAGATTATAACAATTCGAAAATATTGCTTATTTTACTTGCAAAATATTGGGATAATTATTATAAAAGGTACGCATACACGAGGGCCTATTATCTACCTTATAGATGTTGGAAATCTCGATCGGCTGAGGTGGACAATTTCTGGTGGTTTCAGGTAAAAAATGAACTCCGGGTTCCGGTCACCCACCCCAAGTTTGCTGGAACACCCCTCAGCCAATGCTGGCTTCCTGATGCGCAAGCCCAGAAAAATTTGGGGCAATTCCTTCCCATAATTGATCTCGAGGCTTTTCCGGAAGAATATCGGCAAGAGGTGGCTGAGTGGCTCCGATATGAGCTGAGACTCAGGGAGCGTCTGGACCAAGTGAAGCTGGAGGAATGGCAGGAAATCCTCCAGACCTTGCCAGAGAGATATCCTCCCGACCGATGCGCGAAGTATGCTGGAGCTAGAAATGCCGTGGGCGCCATTTACCGGACCTTTCTGGAATCAAGCCATGATCCTGCGAATCTGAGGGAAGTGGCCTGGCTGAGCCGCAAAGGGGAGCAATGGGATTACCGTGAGAACTGCTGGCTCGATGACGACGAAGATGTCGCCCAGGCCTTCTCCCAGGATATCTGGCTGCTGCTCCATCCGGGCAGCGATCAGGAGGCCAGGGCCGCCAAGCTTCCGGGGGTGAAACGCCTATCCAGGCATTCTCACATCGAGGTTCTGCCCGGAGGCGAAATTGAGGCAGAGTCCCAGGAAATCAGTCAAAGACTTCACGAAGTCCTCCCTTTTATCTACGTATGGCTGCGGGACCAAGGAAAAATAGACGAAAAAGAGAGGGAAAAACTGCGGACTTTGACTGTTAAGGTAGTGGACTCCCTCAAACTCATGGTTGCTCTTAATGGCGTAGGCGAGCGAACCATCTCCAAGAGTTGGGCCCTGGATAAGAATCTCATCTTCCTTTCCGTAGAGAGCCTCCGGAACCGGAGCTGGCAGTCAGACCTTTCCCAAGGATTGGCTAACTTTTTGCGGCGCAAGGCGGAGCAGGAATTTTATGAGATTCTCCTCCGCTGTGAAAATGAGGAGGAACGCCGGGCAAAATTACGCCAAAAAGGAGTTCGAGATGAAGGTATTGGAATGTTTCTGGAGGAATATTATGGGACCGCCCTTCCTCCGTCAGAACCCCCTTCGGAGCCCAGGAGTTCCGGGACCTCTACCAGCATAATTCTCGAGAGAATATCGCCTGCAGAGAAAACGGGGGCCGGGCCATCTCAAGAACCGGTAGTGGAATCACCACCCAAACAAGAGACCTCTCCCCAGGTCAGTCTCGTTGATCCTAAAAAAATTTCATGGCAGCAAATCAAATCAACGGGAACTACTACTACCATAGAAACAGATGATTCTTTTAAGTATGCTCCAACTTCGCCAAATAGCGAGACCTTTAGCGGAACGTCCTCACTCTCTCAGGAAGAACGGAGGAGAATCGAGAAAGTTTCCCGGCAGGTCTGCCGAAAAAGACTGGAGGAAGAGGGCTATGTGGTGGAGGAGATGCCGGAGGACCACCCCGGCTTTGATCTGAAGGCTTCCAAAGACGGGCGGACCAAACTCATTGAAGTGAAAGGACATGCAGGCTCTGCGGCTAAGGTGGAGATCTCCATCAGGCAGATAATGGCTTACTTGAAGCCAGAAACACACGGCGGCGACTCTTGGGAACTATGGAATGTGGAACATCTCAGGGTAAATGGCAGGCCCCCGGAGATTCAAATATTCACCACACTGAACCTTGACCAACTTGAAGCGAAATCTTTTTATGTGGATATAAGGGAACAACGGCCTGCAGAAGTCTGGAGGGGGATTATGGGGGACCAGCTGGAGAATTGATTTTGACCTAATAGTTTATTATAGCGGGTTAGATTTTTGATGCATCATCTTATCTGGGCGAAAAGACGAAAACTGCCACCTGGAGAGGAACCATCCTCCTCTTATCATCCCTTTATTTGCCATTGCATTGATGTGGGTGCGGTTGCCGAGCTTTTATGGAAAGAGGTCCTAAAGCCGCATTTTAGGGAGGAGATGAGCCGAGAATTGGGGCTTGAGTCGGATTTGGCCGGGAAATGCCTGGCCTATCTGGCCGGCCTGCACGATCTCGGGAAAGCCACACCGGTTTTCCAGGGGCAATGGGAGGAAGCCAGGCAGTGGCTAGAGGCGGCAAGGCTCAGTTGTCCTCTGCCCTTTTCGCAAGTTCATCATGGTATTCTGACAACCTGTCTCCTTGAAGAGCTGTTTCCCAGCCATCTCCCCTCCTTCCCTTCGCCTGTTATCAGACAGCTGGCTTTTATTTTGGGAGGTCATCACGGAATATTTCCGCGGCAAACTGATGTGAACCATGTTACCACCAAGATAAAGGGAGGAAAAAGGTGGGAAGAATTGCGGGCAGGGTTAGTCAAAAGGTTTACCGAGTTGTGGGATGTCGGCAACCTGCCTTTGCCTCGAACTTCTAATATTTCTTGGGCTTGCCTCCTGAAGCTGGCCGGATGGGTGAGCGTGGCGGACTGGATCGGCTCCAATGAAGAGTATTTCCCCTTTGCTTCTCCTGAAATAGACCTCGAAGATTATCGCGAAAAAGCTCGTTATCAGGCCCAGAAGGCTTTGCAGGGCTTGGGCTGGTTAGGTTGGAAAACCCCTTCCACCTTTGTCACCCTACCAGAACTTTTCCCCGTCATTCGTTCCCATGGGCTGAGGCCTTTGCAACTAACGGTTTCGGAACTCGGAAAAAAAATGACCGAACCGGGCTTGGTCATCGTGGAAGCTCCCATGGGGGAGGGGAAAACCGAGGCCGCCATGTATTTGGCGGACCGCTGGGCCGTAATACTGGGCCAGAAGGGCTGCTACTTTGCTTTGCCCACCATGACCACCAGCAATCAGATGTTCAGCCGGGTAAAGGAGTTTCTTGGGCAGCGGTATTCTGAGGAGATGGTTAATCTCCAGCTTCTGCATGGACATGCCTCCCTGGCGGCGGAATTTCAGGCCCTGCGGCGACGGGCGGAGCAATTCTTTATGCCTGCCAATCTGGAAGCAGATGAGGGGGGCTGCCAGGCCAAGCTTCCAGGAGAGATCATTGCCGCAGAATGGTTTACCCACCGAAAACGGGGTCTTTTGGCCCCCTTCGGAGTGGGCACCGTGGATCAAATACTCTTGGCCGCCCTGCATACCCGGCACTATTTTGTGAGGCTCTTTGGTCTGTCTCATAAGACTGTGATCGTGGACGAAGTCCATGCCTATGATGCCTACATGGTGAAGCTCCTGGAGCGCCTGCTGGAATGGCTGGCCGCCTTGGGCTGTTCGGTGGTGCTGTTGTCAGCTACCCTGCCACAACAGCGGCGACTGGCCCTGATGAAGGCTTTTTGCCGGGGTCTGGGAAGGCCCTGCCCCCAGATACCAAGAAGTCCCTATCCTCGGGTTTCATGGATTACCCCTTCAGGTGAGGGAACCCGGGGATTTGAGGTGAGTTCTCTCTCTTCCAGAAAATTAAGATTATGGTGGCTTGCACCTCAAAATTCTGAGACTGACACCCCCTATTCCCAATTGAGGCAAGAGTTTCAGAAGGCTCTAGCGGAGGGCGGCTGTGCTGCGGTCATCTGCAATACCGTGGGCCGGGCTCAGGAAATATACACGGCCCTAAAAAAATTTTTCCCTTCACCCGACGCGGGCGATGGGTTTCCGGAACTGGATTTGTTTCATGCCAGATACCCCTTTGGAGACCGAGAGGAAAGAGAAAGGCGGACCTTGCAGCGCTTCGGAAAGCCAGGTTCCGGGGTTAGCAGGCCTCACCGCGCCATCCTGGTGGCCACTCAGGTCATCGAACAGAGCCTGGATTTGGACTTTGACCTGATGGTCACGGAGATGGCCCCGGTAGATCTCCTGTTACAGCGGGCCGGCCGGCTGCATCGTCATCAGCGGACCCGGCCGGCAAATCTGCAGGAACCAACCCTGATGCTTCTGACCTCGGAATTGCAGGGGGAGGTCCCACGCTTTGATCCAGGCACTGAGAGCGTATATCACCCCCATGTGCTTCTCAGAACCTGGTGGGCCCTCAGAGGGCGGCAAACTATCGCCATACCTGAGGATGTGGAAGAGTTGATCGAGATGGTTTATGAAGATGTAACTCCAACGGGAGAGCTTCCTCAGGGTTTGTTACGGGTCTGGGAGGAGACCTGGAAAGATCTGCAAAGGAACCAGCAGGAGGAGGAGAACCAGGCCCGCCTAAGATATATTTTACCTCCTTACTTTCCCGATGATATTTGGGAGCATCCCAACCTTGGACTGGAGGAGGATGACCCTGCAGTGCATCGCTCTCTGCAGGCCCTCACCCGCTGGGGTGATCCATC
Proteins encoded:
- a CDS encoding DUF3883 domain-containing protein, whose protein sequence is MGNSIKEKIEMVLEKRAQVYRVDPDRIVQDARGARRAAQDYRGRWLLELLQNCEDAQSPLVRLVARNNTIYVADRGTGFVATAVEAISGSDFSDKPEGTIGRKGVGFKAVFEITDNPQIFSKNNDGLEFNPQKAREWLEARDFPANEEIPFQWLPFSLHRGQAAAQDPVLSRLHGFATVIKLPLTPALRAEEELADALQELKPENFLPFTHFRVLQVFLEDQKWIWSWRKIQEKGKEETLCRIKIYETGQLTEQNWRVLRRELETPNHLLQHLSPQDRKHAKKVTWLVAAPVEESLVGPTEEYLPIQVFYPTEVPSPVPLLLHGEFLVNTERTAIIPDHPFNDWVATELAGLVVEFVQECYHPEAPATFLQLLRPYEHLTAHDYTRKLWHGITTAAKEQLRLPDLEAVPRLHCKEALVSPASELAHELLSHTDLRSRLVHREVSRDKEVVEKVLKPLGVEVWGSENLLRWLHENGRDYGSDPEWLWLAWQWLAEWVGETKKWSEERKDRVQRVRSLALLPVNGNLKSVAELEDRFITWKDEETPELPDWLPLAFLDSWFADRIKEIIKEKENQLMELLGLSGSGDTHLGIRRPNRDLWRQALEQAIEDFWQKPRGKKKRFLEFLLASGWHEAFEATDRLKRCPIPVVRGGKPEFEEAGKAYFSSSWGGGELLEQLWGDDPRIPWAQPFANLDREKQREVYRWLGVNFFPQLGDEEEYKIEILKNINGKYHDYVYKETEWERKYINIRFIEFINFSQQDYNNSKILLILLAKYWDNYYKRYAYTRAYYLPYRCWKSRSAEVDNFWWFQVKNELRVPVTHPKFAGTPLSQCWLPDAQAQKNLGQFLPIIDLEAFPEEYRQEVAEWLRYELRLRERLDQVKLEEWQEILQTLPERYPPDRCAKYAGARNAVGAIYRTFLESSHDPANLREVAWLSRKGEQWDYRENCWLDDDEDVAQAFSQDIWLLLHPGSDQEARAAKLPGVKRLSRHSHIEVLPGGEIEAESQEISQRLHEVLPFIYVWLRDQGKIDEKEREKLRTLTVKVVDSLKLMVALNGVGERTISKSWALDKNLIFLSVESLRNRSWQSDLSQGLANFLRRKAEQEFYEILLRCENEEERRAKLRQKGVRDEGIGMFLEEYYGTALPPSEPPSEPRSSGTSTSIILERISPAEKTGAGPSQEPVVESPPKQETSPQVSLVDPKKISWQQIKSTGTTTTIETDDSFKYAPTSPNSETFSGTSSLSQEERRRIEKVSRQVCRKRLEEEGYVVEEMPEDHPGFDLKASKDGRTKLIEVKGHAGSAAKVEISIRQIMAYLKPETHGGDSWELWNVEHLRVNGRPPEIQIFTTLNLDQLEAKSFYVDIREQRPAEVWRGIMGDQLEN
- the cas3 gene encoding CRISPR-associated helicase Cas3' codes for the protein MHHLIWAKRRKLPPGEEPSSSYHPFICHCIDVGAVAELLWKEVLKPHFREEMSRELGLESDLAGKCLAYLAGLHDLGKATPVFQGQWEEARQWLEAARLSCPLPFSQVHHGILTTCLLEELFPSHLPSFPSPVIRQLAFILGGHHGIFPRQTDVNHVTTKIKGGKRWEELRAGLVKRFTELWDVGNLPLPRTSNISWACLLKLAGWVSVADWIGSNEEYFPFASPEIDLEDYREKARYQAQKALQGLGWLGWKTPSTFVTLPELFPVIRSHGLRPLQLTVSELGKKMTEPGLVIVEAPMGEGKTEAAMYLADRWAVILGQKGCYFALPTMTTSNQMFSRVKEFLGQRYSEEMVNLQLLHGHASLAAEFQALRRRAEQFFMPANLEADEGGCQAKLPGEIIAAEWFTHRKRGLLAPFGVGTVDQILLAALHTRHYFVRLFGLSHKTVIVDEVHAYDAYMVKLLERLLEWLAALGCSVVLLSATLPQQRRLALMKAFCRGLGRPCPQIPRSPYPRVSWITPSGEGTRGFEVSSLSSRKLRLWWLAPQNSETDTPYSQLRQEFQKALAEGGCAAVICNTVGRAQEIYTALKKFFPSPDAGDGFPELDLFHARYPFGDREERERRTLQRFGKPGSGVSRPHRAILVATQVIEQSLDLDFDLMVTEMAPVDLLLQRAGRLHRHQRTRPANLQEPTLMLLTSELQGEVPRFDPGTESVYHPHVLLRTWWALRGRQTIAIPEDVEELIEMVYEDVTPTGELPQGLLRVWEETWKDLQRNQQEEENQARLRYILPPYFPDDIWEHPNLGLEEDDPAVHRSLQALTRWGDPSVSLVLLYEKGDKVLLDPEAERPVALETKPEGDLVRGLLQRSVTITHRRLVPWLLKEGEIPTGWRRHPLLCRHRLIRLNPERRWQGAGYELSLDPELGVVITSMKKESP